A part of Candidatus Moraniibacteriota bacterium genomic DNA contains:
- a CDS encoding threonine--tRNA ligase: MNIPPLETIRHSLAHLLAMGILELDTEAKLGTGPATETGFFYDFEFSEGKIFSENDFKSLEKVMRKLINKKLDFAREEISTEKARQLFKGQSYKLELIEEIAQRGEIISVYKTADFTDLCEGPHVTNTGEIKADAFKLIRIAGAYWKSDESRPQLTRITGIAFENKEALEKYEWQQEEAKKRDHRKLGKELKLFTLSDQVGPGLPLLQPNGMVIRQEIENYLWNLHKTKGYSRVWTPHIAKETLYKTSGHAEKFGDDLFRVQGKEEKFFLKPMNCPHHMQIFADNDWSYRDMPVRYFEPATVYRDEKSGQLAGLTRVRSITQDDGHLFCRTSQIGEEVSVIVSVIKKFYTTFNMIDGYWVRLSVRGIDGKYLGSDEVWTAAESALETSAKENDLPYVRVEGEAAFYGPKLDFMFKDALDREWQLATIQCDFNLPERFDLAFINEKGEKERPVVIHRAISGSLERFMGIMIEHYSGAFPLWIAPVQVAILPIGEAHEAYARELANTLLHEDFRVEILSNESLGKRIRETKVKKTPYVLVVGDQEVETKTATIESRDTGKLGALPMKEILNRLTAEREQMK, from the coding sequence ATGAATATACCACCACTCGAAACTATCCGCCACTCGCTCGCCCATCTCCTTGCAATGGGTATCCTTGAGCTCGACACAGAGGCAAAGCTTGGAACCGGTCCCGCAACTGAGACCGGCTTCTTCTATGATTTTGAGTTCTCCGAAGGGAAAATATTTTCCGAAAACGACTTCAAATCACTCGAGAAAGTCATGCGAAAGCTTATCAACAAAAAACTCGATTTCGCCCGCGAAGAAATTTCCACCGAAAAAGCACGACAACTTTTCAAAGGCCAGTCGTACAAACTCGAACTTATCGAAGAAATAGCACAAAGGGGTGAAATTATTTCCGTGTACAAGACAGCCGACTTTACCGATCTCTGCGAAGGTCCGCACGTCACAAACACCGGTGAAATAAAAGCCGATGCCTTCAAACTCATACGCATTGCCGGCGCCTATTGGAAAAGCGACGAGTCGCGCCCGCAACTCACACGCATCACCGGCATTGCCTTCGAAAACAAAGAAGCGCTCGAAAAATACGAATGGCAACAAGAAGAAGCCAAGAAACGCGACCATCGCAAGCTTGGCAAAGAACTCAAACTCTTCACTCTCTCCGACCAAGTTGGACCAGGTCTCCCGCTCCTTCAGCCAAATGGCATGGTAATACGCCAAGAAATCGAAAATTACCTCTGGAATCTTCACAAAACCAAAGGCTATTCTCGCGTATGGACACCGCACATTGCCAAAGAAACCCTCTACAAAACATCCGGGCACGCAGAAAAATTTGGCGATGATCTTTTCCGTGTTCAAGGAAAAGAAGAAAAATTCTTCCTCAAGCCAATGAACTGCCCCCATCACATGCAGATTTTTGCGGACAATGACTGGAGCTATCGCGACATGCCCGTTCGCTATTTCGAACCAGCCACCGTCTATCGTGACGAGAAATCCGGTCAACTTGCCGGACTCACCCGTGTTCGATCCATCACACAAGATGACGGACACCTCTTTTGTCGAACTTCACAAATAGGCGAAGAAGTTTCCGTCATCGTTTCCGTCATCAAGAAATTCTACACGACCTTCAACATGATAGATGGCTACTGGGTACGACTCTCCGTCCGAGGAATCGATGGAAAATACCTCGGCTCCGATGAGGTTTGGACTGCCGCCGAAAGCGCGCTCGAAACATCTGCCAAAGAAAATGACCTTCCCTACGTACGCGTCGAGGGAGAGGCAGCATTCTACGGACCCAAGCTCGATTTCATGTTCAAAGATGCGCTCGACCGCGAATGGCAACTCGCCACCATCCAGTGCGACTTCAATCTCCCTGAGCGATTTGACCTCGCATTTATAAATGAAAAAGGTGAAAAGGAACGTCCTGTCGTTATCCACCGTGCAATTTCTGGATCACTCGAACGTTTCATGGGCATCATGATCGAACACTATTCCGGTGCCTTCCCACTCTGGATCGCTCCGGTACAAGTTGCCATACTCCCTATCGGAGAGGCACACGAAGCGTATGCGAGAGAGCTCGCCAATACACTGCTCCATGAAGATTTCCGCGTCGAGATACTTTCCAATGAAAGCCTTGGCAAGCGCATCCGAGAAACCAAAGTCAAAAAGACGCCCTATGTACTCGTCGTCGGCGACCAGGAAGTCGAAACCAAAACTGCCACTATCGAATCCCGCGACACTGGCAAACTCGGTGCGCTTCCGATGAAGGAAATTCTCAACCGTCTCACAGCGGAACGAGAGCAGATGAAATAG
- a CDS encoding DUF475 domain-containing protein: MDITSLILIVLGLFLFEVVSSIDNAIINAQVLGTMGEKSKRWFLTWGLFFAVFVVRGLLPWAIIWAAAPGLGPVDAFLSTFSGDEVVQTAIESAAPILLMGGGVFLVFLFFHWLFMEEKQFGLIGEKFFYSQGVWFYATVSILLATIVWFALRQDPIVAFGAVVGSTVFFITHGFKQQAEQSEQRMLSSKGGLSDISKLLYLEAIDMTFSIDGVLGAFAFTFSVPLILIGNSLGALAVRQFTMGNIERIKRYAYLKNGAMYSVLSLGTIMLLEAFGAHVPPYVAPVITFVVVSYFFLKSRREMVPVKV; this comes from the coding sequence ATGGATATTACCTCACTTATTCTCATTGTACTCGGACTCTTTTTGTTTGAGGTGGTGTCGAGTATCGACAATGCCATTATCAATGCCCAGGTTTTGGGAACGATGGGAGAGAAGTCGAAGCGCTGGTTTTTGACATGGGGATTGTTTTTTGCCGTGTTTGTTGTTCGCGGGCTTTTGCCTTGGGCGATTATTTGGGCAGCTGCACCAGGGCTTGGACCGGTAGACGCTTTTCTTTCAACATTCTCCGGTGATGAAGTTGTTCAGACAGCTATCGAGTCTGCGGCACCGATACTCCTCATGGGTGGCGGTGTTTTCTTGGTCTTCCTTTTCTTCCATTGGCTCTTTATGGAGGAGAAACAGTTTGGGCTTATTGGAGAGAAATTTTTCTATTCGCAGGGAGTGTGGTTCTATGCAACCGTATCGATACTGCTCGCGACTATTGTGTGGTTTGCACTTCGGCAAGATCCGATCGTTGCTTTCGGTGCTGTCGTTGGTTCAACCGTATTCTTTATTACGCATGGATTTAAGCAACAGGCGGAGCAAAGCGAACAACGGATGTTGAGCTCAAAGGGAGGACTCTCGGACATTAGCAAGCTCCTCTATCTCGAGGCAATCGATATGACATTCTCGATCGACGGCGTCTTGGGAGCTTTTGCTTTTACTTTTTCTGTTCCACTCATTCTCATTGGGAATAGCTTGGGCGCGCTGGCTGTCCGACAGTTTACAATGGGCAATATAGAACGCATCAAACGCTACGCCTATCTCAAGAATGGTGCGATGTATTCCGTGCTCTCACTTGGCACGATTATGCTCCTCGAAGCCTTTGGCGCGCATGTACCACCCTATGTTGCGCCGGTTATCACCTTTGTTGTTGTTAGCTATTTTTTCTTGAAATCGAGACGAGAAATGGTGCCAGTGAAAGTGTAG
- a CDS encoding transglycosylase domain-containing protein: MKEWLRKTVSAFFSLLREILYLVFLVGVGGILGLSAIYFSDSTDVSQLLDRPLAETSVILDRTGTVPLYELHGEENRTVVGHEAIPDIVRFATVAAEDRSFYWNFGVDPFSILRALRANIKSGHIEQGASTITQQLARIVFLSREKTVIRKIREAVLAFKIERTFTKDQILDLYLNTVPYGSNAYGIERAAESFFGKPAKDLTLDEATFLAALPRATTHYSPYGLHRDELRSRQESILRYMESDGFVSAYDAQRARDTNTFAKLRPIDAPIRAPHFVFAVIDALEKQYGREFLETRGLRIRTTLDLSMQDEAEQAITTGVRRNAVYNAENAALVAIDVPTGDVVSMVGSRNYFDTDIDGAVNVTMRPRQPGSAFKPFAYARAFEEGYQPETLVYDVPTNFGPDGSGRDYVPKDYDGKYRGALPMKESLPQSLNIPAVQTLAVAGVSDVIGLARRLGISTLDDGRPYGLALVLGGAEVLPIDMASAFATFASEGMHREYRLILSVDSLDGSIHDEFPVKESRALNPEIARRINTILSDNTLRAPIFGSHSPLAFPKGMVAAKTGTTQDFHDAWTVGYTPSLSVAVWAGNNDNTPLRYGADGVFAAAPLWRDFLDRVIDRFPKASFASYDSVPTDIHALAGRFGKSLANDQGVDAKKHDTKKTTKKKKK, translated from the coding sequence ATGAAAGAATGGCTGCGGAAGACTGTCTCCGCTTTTTTTTCGCTTCTTCGAGAAATTCTCTATCTTGTGTTTCTCGTGGGCGTCGGAGGAATACTGGGACTTTCTGCTATTTACTTTTCCGATTCGACAGATGTGTCGCAATTGCTCGATCGCCCCCTTGCGGAGACGTCGGTTATTCTCGATAGGACGGGAACGGTGCCGCTCTATGAATTGCACGGTGAGGAAAATCGGACTGTTGTAGGACACGAAGCTATTCCTGATATCGTTCGTTTTGCGACAGTTGCCGCTGAGGACAGATCGTTCTACTGGAATTTCGGCGTCGATCCGTTTTCTATTCTTCGCGCCCTTCGTGCCAATATCAAATCGGGACATATCGAGCAGGGCGCCTCAACGATTACGCAACAGCTTGCACGAATTGTTTTTCTTTCGCGCGAGAAAACAGTGATACGAAAAATCCGAGAAGCGGTACTTGCTTTCAAAATAGAACGGACATTTACCAAAGATCAGATACTTGATCTCTATCTCAATACCGTTCCTTATGGTTCGAATGCCTATGGTATAGAGCGGGCAGCGGAATCGTTCTTTGGAAAACCGGCGAAGGACTTGACGCTCGACGAGGCGACATTTCTCGCAGCGCTCCCTCGGGCGACAACGCATTACTCGCCATATGGATTGCATCGCGATGAACTTCGTAGCCGACAAGAATCGATACTCAGGTATATGGAATCGGATGGATTTGTGAGTGCCTATGATGCTCAGCGAGCGCGCGATACGAATACGTTTGCCAAACTTCGTCCGATTGATGCGCCGATTCGCGCGCCCCACTTCGTGTTTGCTGTTATTGATGCGCTCGAGAAGCAGTACGGGCGAGAGTTTCTCGAGACAAGAGGGCTTCGGATTCGGACGACGCTGGATCTTAGTATGCAGGATGAAGCGGAACAGGCGATCACTACTGGTGTCCGGCGTAACGCTGTTTATAATGCTGAGAATGCGGCACTTGTTGCGATTGATGTGCCGACTGGAGATGTCGTTTCGATGGTGGGGAGTCGCAATTATTTCGATACCGACATTGATGGTGCGGTCAATGTGACGATGCGACCGCGCCAGCCGGGGTCAGCGTTCAAGCCGTTTGCGTATGCGCGTGCATTTGAAGAAGGATATCAACCGGAGACACTTGTGTATGATGTGCCGACAAATTTTGGACCGGATGGGTCCGGGCGAGATTATGTGCCGAAGGATTATGATGGGAAATATCGCGGTGCGCTACCAATGAAAGAATCGCTTCCGCAGTCGCTCAATATTCCAGCTGTTCAGACGCTCGCCGTTGCTGGGGTCTCGGATGTGATTGGACTCGCTCGACGGCTGGGTATCTCAACACTTGACGATGGACGTCCATATGGATTGGCATTGGTTTTGGGTGGAGCAGAAGTATTGCCCATAGATATGGCGAGTGCATTCGCAACGTTTGCTTCGGAGGGAATGCATCGTGAATATCGGCTCATACTTTCTGTAGACAGTCTGGACGGATCAATTCATGATGAATTTCCAGTGAAAGAGTCACGCGCTTTGAATCCGGAGATCGCCAGGCGCATCAACACGATTCTCTCTGATAATACGCTTCGCGCGCCTATTTTTGGCTCGCACAGCCCCCTTGCTTTCCCAAAGGGTATGGTTGCAGCGAAGACGGGGACGACACAGGATTTTCACGATGCCTGGACCGTTGGCTATACGCCCTCGCTCTCGGTTGCTGTGTGGGCAGGGAATAATGACAATACACCCCTGCGATATGGCGCTGATGGTGTTTTTGCTGCGGCACCACTTTGGCGGGATTTCCTCGATAGAGTGATTGATCGCTTCCCGAAAGCGTCATTTGCATCGTATGATTCCGTTCCGACGGATATTCATGCGCTTGCTGGGCGTTTTGGAAAGAGTCTCGCAAACGATCAGGGTGTTGACGCAAAAAAACATGACACAAAAAAGACGACAAAGAAAAAGAAAAAGTAA